A genome region from Elusimicrobiota bacterium includes the following:
- a CDS encoding sugar transferase — protein sequence MKTKLRKIIFPVALFVADIIAVYFSFVFSYWIRFYSGLIPVIHGTPDFSIYHNAILVVIFLWILIFVYTGFYAERRIDTVGEFLKILKGVFLGTVVISALTFLYREFTFSRIMLAIAFTINVIMIFLFHEIVRFVNIYVSNLLLGTHKILVLGSGKIADDIKKILKHRKGFEVHYSHFTDEEHLKNFINNYNINEVIFSQSHTAHKETIRISNICEDLGVDFRFVPDILELALGEVVIDEFLGLPVFRLKAISLYGWNFYIKRLMDVVISILVLVFTVYSLLLIALLIKLEDSGPVFYRHKRRGLRGRDFDFIKFRTMVEHADKMLDSLKHLSERKGPVFKLKNDPRITKIGRFLRRYSIDEIPQFINVLKGEMSIVGPRPQVLWEADHYDDIAKRRLKVLPGITGLWQVSGRSDISYEEMIRLDIYYLENWSVALDLRIMAKTIQVILSQKGAC from the coding sequence ATGAAAACAAAATTGAGAAAAATAATATTTCCAGTTGCTTTATTTGTTGCTGATATTATAGCAGTCTATTTCTCGTTTGTTTTTTCATATTGGATAAGGTTTTATTCAGGATTAATACCTGTTATTCATGGCACACCGGATTTCAGCATCTATCATAATGCAATCCTTGTTGTAATTTTTTTATGGATTTTGATTTTTGTTTATACAGGCTTTTATGCTGAACGACGAATAGATACCGTCGGTGAATTCCTGAAGATTCTTAAAGGTGTATTTTTGGGGACTGTTGTTATTTCAGCACTGACATTTCTGTATCGTGAATTCACATTTTCTAGAATAATGCTTGCGATTGCGTTTACTATAAATGTAATAATGATATTTTTATTCCACGAGATTGTCAGATTCGTTAACATCTATGTCAGCAATCTTTTGCTCGGCACACATAAGATTCTTGTGTTAGGTAGTGGCAAAATAGCAGACGATATAAAAAAAATCCTAAAACACAGAAAAGGTTTTGAAGTTCACTATTCACATTTTACCGATGAAGAACATCTTAAAAATTTTATCAATAATTACAATATAAACGAAGTTATTTTTTCACAGAGCCATACCGCACATAAAGAAACCATCAGGATTTCAAACATCTGCGAGGATTTAGGTGTTGATTTCAGGTTCGTGCCTGATATTCTGGAGTTGGCGCTTGGTGAGGTGGTGATTGACGAGTTTTTAGGACTGCCAGTTTTTCGGCTGAAAGCGATCTCACTTTACGGCTGGAACTTTTATATTAAACGGTTAATGGATGTAGTTATTTCAATACTTGTTCTTGTTTTTACAGTGTATTCACTCTTGTTAATAGCACTCCTCATAAAACTTGAAGATAGCGGACCTGTTTTTTACAGACATAAACGAAGAGGACTGCGAGGCAGAGATTTTGATTTTATAAAATTCAGAACAATGGTTGAACATGCTGATAAAATGTTAGATAGTCTAAAACATCTTTCTGAACGAAAAGGTCCGGTTTTTAAGTTAAAAAACGACCCGCGAATTACAAAAATAGGCAGATTCTTAAGACGATATTCTATTGACGAGATACCGCAGTTTATAAATGTGTTAAAAGGTGAGATGTCAATCGTAGGACCGCGTCCTCAGGTTTTGTGGGAAGCAGACCATTATGATGATATTGCCAAACGGCGACTGAAAGTCCTTCCAGGTATCACAGGGCTCTGGCAGGTTTCCGGCAGAAGCGATATCTCATATGAAGAGATGATTCGGCTGGATATTTATTATCTTGAGAATTGGTCGGTTGCTTTGGATTTAAGGATAATGGCAAAAACGATTCAGGTAATTCTGTCTCAAAAAGGAGCATGTTAG
- a CDS encoding NAD-dependent epimerase/dehydratase family protein, with product MKILITGGAGFIGSNIVDAYINAGYSVAIVDNLSTGKKENLNPKAKFYLADITDTKKITQIFETEKPDIVNHHAAQIDVRKSIADPVFDAKTNVIGTINLLENSVRNRVKKFVFASSGGVMYGECGKIAPSEKKIPQPLSPYGITKRITEYYLNYYAKTYGLKYVALRYGNVYGPRQDPHGEAGVVAIFINRILSNSEINIFGDGEQLRDYIFVSDIVDVNLIALKKGENAIFNIGRGTTNSVNQLFYELAKITKYSKKPVYKPPRTGELFKSSLDVKKAKKVLGWSAKVDFTEGLKRTFEYFKTRIKAYE from the coding sequence ATGAAAATTTTAATTACTGGCGGGGCGGGGTTTATCGGCTCAAATATAGTTGATGCATATATCAATGCAGGGTACAGTGTTGCTATTGTGGATAATTTATCAACAGGCAAAAAAGAAAACTTGAATCCGAAAGCGAAATTTTATCTCGCAGATATCACAGATACCAAAAAGATTACACAGATTTTTGAGACCGAAAAACCTGATATTGTAAATCATCACGCAGCCCAAATTGATGTTCGCAAATCTATTGCAGACCCGGTATTTGATGCAAAAACGAATGTTATAGGCACCATAAATCTTCTGGAAAATTCCGTTAGAAACAGGGTTAAAAAATTCGTTTTTGCGTCTTCAGGCGGGGTTATGTACGGCGAGTGCGGAAAAATTGCGCCGTCAGAAAAAAAGATTCCACAGCCACTTTCTCCGTACGGAATTACAAAGCGCATTACGGAATACTATCTGAATTATTATGCCAAAACCTACGGGCTTAAATATGTCGCACTCCGTTACGGGAATGTCTATGGACCCCGTCAGGACCCGCATGGTGAGGCAGGTGTTGTAGCAATTTTTATCAACCGGATTTTATCAAACAGTGAAATAAATATCTTTGGTGATGGAGAACAGTTGCGTGATTATATTTTTGTATCTGATATTGTTGATGTTAATTTAATAGCACTCAAAAAAGGCGAAAATGCGATTTTTAATATAGGAAGAGGTACAACAAACTCGGTAAATCAACTTTTTTACGAGTTAGCAAAAATAACAAAATACTCTAAAAAACCGGTTTATAAGCCGCCAAGAACTGGCGAGCTTTTCAAAAGCTCGTTAGATGTTAAGAAAGCAAAAAAAGTGCTTGGCTGGTCTGCGAAAGTAGATTTTACAGAAGGGCTGAAAAGAACATTTGAATATTTTAAAACACGAATAAAGGCATACGAATAA
- a CDS encoding NDP-sugar synthase, with the protein MKAIILIGGLGTRLRPLTCNTPKPLLPVLNKPFLLYQIEHIKKYGINEIILCMAYLPSEFKKYFGDGKKFGVKILYAIEEKPLGTGGAIKNAQKFVDCPVFVFNGDVLTDLNLSKMLEFHKSRKSKATVSLVHVQDPSSFGLVETTKTGQIVQFLEKPSLNQITCDTINAGTYILEPPIFDEMEKNTVCSVERELFPKLLSKKIPFYGYVYSGYWIDIGTTDKYLQVHYDLIGSMKKNVISKESRVDKNVRIFGRLVIGSNSVIKSNTTISGNVCIGNNVKIGNGCFLSDCIILDKTAVNKNSRIEKSVVGKNCIIEANAYLTAGCAIGDKTLIRKHSKL; encoded by the coding sequence ATGAAAGCAATCATTTTGATTGGTGGGCTTGGGACACGATTGAGACCTCTAACCTGTAATACGCCTAAACCGCTTTTACCGGTGCTTAATAAGCCGTTTCTTTTGTATCAAATAGAACATATCAAAAAATATGGTATCAACGAGATTATATTATGTATGGCATATTTACCATCGGAATTCAAAAAATACTTTGGTGATGGCAAAAAGTTTGGTGTAAAAATTTTGTATGCGATTGAAGAAAAACCACTTGGGACTGGTGGCGCTATCAAAAATGCCCAAAAGTTTGTGGACTGCCCGGTGTTTGTATTTAATGGTGATGTACTTACTGACCTCAATCTGTCAAAAATGCTTGAATTCCATAAATCAAGAAAGTCAAAAGCAACTGTTTCATTAGTGCATGTTCAGGACCCGTCAAGTTTCGGGCTGGTTGAAACCACAAAAACAGGCCAGATTGTCCAGTTTTTAGAAAAACCGTCATTAAACCAAATAACCTGTGATACAATCAATGCGGGCACATACATTTTAGAACCACCGATTTTTGATGAGATGGAAAAAAATACTGTTTGTTCGGTAGAACGCGAACTTTTTCCAAAACTGCTGAGCAAAAAAATTCCGTTTTATGGATATGTCTATTCAGGTTATTGGATTGATATAGGCACTACGGATAAATATCTCCAGGTTCATTATGATTTGATAGGCAGTATGAAAAAAAATGTAATCAGCAAAGAATCACGGGTTGACAAAAATGTCAGAATTTTCGGCCGGTTGGTTATCGGCTCCAACTCCGTAATTAAAAGCAACACAACAATTTCAGGTAATGTTTGTATAGGAAACAATGTCAAAATCGGGAACGGTTGTTTCCTTTCCGATTGCATAATTCTGGATAAAACGGCAGTAAACAAAAATAGCAGAATTGAAAAATCGGTTGTCGGCAAAAATTGTATTATAGAAGCGAATGCGTATCTTACAGCGGGTTGTGCTATCGGTGATAAGACACTGATAAGAAAGCACAGCAAACTATGA
- a CDS encoding cupin produces the protein MKIVKKPWGKEVWFAHTKKYVGKLLFIKKGHRLSKQYHRIKHETLYTLKGRYIMEFGNSKKIMNEGTVIVIPHKKTHRMFAKFCDVTLIEVSTPQVRDVVRLEDDYGR, from the coding sequence ATGAAGATTGTAAAAAAACCATGGGGAAAAGAGGTCTGGTTTGCGCATACAAAAAAATATGTTGGCAAACTGCTTTTTATCAAAAAAGGACATCGGTTGAGCAAACAGTATCACAGGATAAAACACGAAACACTCTATACGCTCAAAGGTAGATACATAATGGAATTTGGCAATAGCAAGAAAATAATGAACGAAGGAACGGTAATTGTCATACCGCATAAAAAAACTCATCGGATGTTCGCAAAATTTTGTGATGTCACATTGATTGAGGTCTCAACACCACAGGTTCGGGATGTAGTTCGGTTAGAAGATGATTATGGCCGTTAA
- a CDS encoding phosphoglucomutase/phosphomannomutase family protein: MIMAVNTRTQEHKNIRTICFGTDGWRGIIAKDFTFENVRIVTQAIADYLKQIGDSRYGIGDKNSLLQSPISHLSSVVIGYDNRFLSEKFAQEVAKVFAGNKINVIISQTSVTSPSVSFACKKYDCLGVMLTASHNPPIWNGLKLKMHYGGSVSEKVVDTISQNLYKTDVKTGSDKIETVDILTDYKEYLRSVVKLNPSAKLNRMKVVIDSMHGSGSGIFEQLLKNEKKIISIHNYREPLFSNMNPEPIEENLAELKKVVVKNSADVGFAFDGDADRLGVIDDKGRYLPPHIVFPLILLYLTEYKKIKGKVVQTISLGYLSERIAKKFSLPFEEVPVGFKYVCEKMLNEDVLLGGEESGGYGFTGGLLERDGILNALLIYEMLQKTKKKLSLLVDNLQKRFGKSYFLRRDIKLLKPIDKKIFIKDIEQKICNNSDVNSRQFAFPIKEVRSYDGTKIIFEDGNWLLLRPSGTEPVLRIYSETESITKTKKLVDLAEKICFNILL, from the coding sequence ATGATTATGGCCGTTAACACAAGAACACAGGAACACAAGAACATAAGAACAATTTGTTTCGGTACTGATGGCTGGCGTGGTATTATTGCAAAAGATTTTACTTTTGAGAATGTCCGTATCGTCACACAAGCAATTGCAGACTATTTAAAACAGATAGGAGATAGCAGATATGGGATAGGAGATAAAAATTCTTTACTCCAATCGCCTATCTCCCATCTCTCATCTGTAGTTATTGGTTACGATAATCGGTTCCTCTCTGAAAAATTTGCACAAGAAGTTGCCAAGGTGTTTGCTGGAAACAAAATCAATGTTATAATTTCACAAACATCTGTAACCTCACCATCGGTTTCATTTGCCTGTAAAAAATATGATTGTCTTGGCGTGATGCTTACTGCAAGCCATAACCCGCCCATCTGGAATGGGCTGAAACTTAAAATGCATTATGGTGGGTCAGTATCCGAAAAAGTTGTTGATACGATTTCGCAAAATCTTTACAAAACTGATGTAAAAACTGGCAGTGATAAAATAGAAACAGTTGATATTCTAACCGATTACAAAGAATATCTTAGATCAGTTGTCAAATTGAACCCTTCAGCAAAATTGAACCGAATGAAAGTTGTAATTGATTCTATGCACGGTAGTGGCTCTGGTATTTTTGAGCAATTACTTAAAAACGAGAAAAAAATTATTTCAATACATAATTACCGAGAACCATTATTTTCAAATATGAATCCTGAGCCAATAGAAGAAAATCTTGCTGAATTAAAAAAGGTGGTTGTAAAAAACAGTGCAGATGTAGGCTTTGCTTTTGATGGTGATGCCGACCGATTGGGTGTTATAGATGATAAAGGCAGGTATCTGCCACCACATATTGTTTTTCCGTTGATTCTGCTGTATCTTACAGAATACAAAAAAATAAAAGGCAAGGTTGTCCAGACAATTTCGCTTGGCTATTTATCGGAAAGAATTGCAAAAAAGTTTTCACTACCATTTGAAGAAGTGCCCGTCGGGTTTAAATATGTTTGTGAAAAAATGTTGAATGAGGATGTTTTGCTTGGTGGTGAAGAATCCGGCGGTTACGGTTTTACGGGTGGGCTTCTTGAACGCGATGGTATCTTAAACGCACTTTTGATTTATGAGATGCTACAAAAAACCAAAAAGAAACTATCGTTACTTGTAGATAATTTACAAAAACGATTTGGGAAGTCATATTTTTTAAGGAGGGATATAAAACTTTTGAAACCTATTGACAAAAAAATTTTTATTAAGGATATTGAACAAAAAATTTGTAATAATTCGGATGTTAATTCGCGACAATTCGCGTTTCCAATAAAAGAAGTAAGGTCTTACGATGGTACAAA